The genomic region AGTTTATAGCCAAACCATACATGTTGATTACCATGGGTATCTAGCTTAGCACCCCAGGTAGCACTGTCGCCATTGCTATTTAGCTCCTTTTTAGGAACAGGTTTTTCATAAGAGTCGATGGCGCTGGCATCGATTGCAACAACTTCACCAGATATGACCTTGTCTTGAATGGCGGTATCTACCAAAGCAGAGAATAGCACTTGTAGGCTATCTGTCTCAGCTATCTTTTGAAAGAAACGACTAAATGTAGCTAATGATGGTACAGGCTGCTCTAGTGAAAAGCCGCATTCGTAGCGAAAAACCAAGTCAGTTTTTAAGCGCTCGACCAGTAATGTGACGGTAGGAATGGAACATAACCTCATTGCAAGAAAGGCTTTTATTAATGCGGCTGAACTATATCCTTTAGGGCCGCGGATAGATTTTATTGGTAAAGTCTTTAACAAGGGGTGAAGATCAATACTTTCAAAAACCATCGCCAGACGAGTTTTGGGTTGAT from Thermosinus carboxydivorans Nor1 harbors:
- a CDS encoding transposase, whose protein sequence is MYIRQKPLFSFDTLMQYQPKTRLAMVFESIDLHPLLKTLPIKSIRGPKGYSSAALIKAFLAMRLCSIPTVTLLVERLKTDLVFRYECGFSLEQPVPSLATFSRFFQKIAETDSLQVLFSALVDTAIQDKVISGEVVAIDASAIDSYEKPVPKKELNSNGDSATWGAKLDTHGNQHVWFGYKL